The proteins below come from a single Fusarium verticillioides 7600 chromosome 3, whole genome shotgun sequence genomic window:
- a CDS encoding mRNA turnover protein 4: MPKSKRAKVVHLTQVSKKTRENKDKLFQNIRDSVPEYQNCFVFSVDNMRNNHLKDVRRELSDCRLFFGKTKLMAKALGQTPEEAIASGIEDLSRYLTGTVGLILTNRPVEEILSYFENLAPVDFARAGAVATRDFSIPTGVVYATAGEVPAEHDVPLEHTIEPELRRLGVPTRMVKGRVVLGDEDGQGEEYVVCKEGDVLDSRQTRLLKLFDVCLSEFKVKVLAYWNAATSEVTEVNPNAMDEN; this comes from the exons ATGCCCAAGTCGAAGCGCGCAAAGGTCGTCCACCTCACACAGGTCTCCAAGAAGACGCgcgagaacaaggacaagctttTCCAGAATATCCGCGATTCTGTCCCCGAGTACCAGAACTGCTTTGTCTTCAGCGTCGATAACATGCGAAACAACCACCTCAAGGACGTCCGACGTGAGCTGTCCGATTGCCG TCTCTTCTTCGGAAAGACAAAGCTCATGGCAAAGGCTCTTGGCCAGACACCCGAGGAGGCAATCGCCTCTGGAATTGAGGACCTCAGCCGTTATTTGACTGGCACTGTCGGCCTGATCTTGACCAACCGCCCTGTCGAAGAAATCCTCTCCTACTTTGAGAACCTTGCTCCTGTCGACTTTGCCCGCGCCGGCGCTGTGGCCACCCGCGATTTCTCTATTCCTACCGGCGTTGTCTATGCTACCGCTGGTGAGGTTCCCGCTGAGCACGATGTTCCTCTCGAGCACACCATCGAGCCGGAGCTGCGACGTCTTGGTGTCCCTACCCGTATGGTCAAGGGTCGTGTCGTtctcggtgatgaggatggtcaGGGCGAGGAGTATGTTGTTTGCAAGGAGGGCGATGTTTTGGATTCACGACAGACAAGATTGCTTAAGCTTTTCGACGTGTGCTTGAGCGaattcaaggtcaaggtgtTAGC ATACTGGAACGCTGCTACCTCTGAGGTGACAGAGGTTAACCCCAATGCTATGGATGAGAATTAG
- a CDS encoding U1 small nuclear ribonucleoprotein 70kDa, which yields MTDKLPPNLLALFAARPPLRFIDPPDHAPQHRRTVPITGVAQFLPELQKYKETDVYNPTESWLQARDRKKREKKEKLETLLREAPDHHKPNEDPNVRGDAFKTLMVARLSYDADERDLEKEFGRYGPIERIRIVVDTHAHEKPNKKKKPHRGYAFVVFEREKDMRAALDACDGMRIKDRRIKVDVERGRTVKGWKPRRLGGGLGGRGYTRAMAARPMGPGGFSGGGGFRGGFKGFDGGRGRGGFRGGFGGRGGGFRSGDRGGDRGGDRGGYGAPSDAPSGPGFDRRNGGGNGDRDRGDRRGGDRGPGGYDSRSGGRSFDDRHGGGHRDGGRYGGERENRRTGSNMEPIGGRREGGYREQRDRDYDRPRDDDGGRKRGYDGGYEDPRKLRRY from the exons ATGACCGACAAGCTCCCCCCCAACCTGCTCGCGCTCTTCGCGGCGCGACCACCTCTGCGATTCATCGATCCGCCCGATCATGCGCCTCAGCATCGCAGGACAGTACCCATCACCGGTGTCGCACAGTTTCTCCCGGAGCTTCAGAAGTATAAGGAGACCGATGTTTACAACCCCACTGAGAGTTGGTTGCAGGCCCGCGATCGCAAGAagcgagagaagaaggagaaactGGAGACGCTCCTCAGAGAAGCGCCCGATCATC ATAAGCCAAATGAAGACCCCAACGTTCGTGGCGATGCCTTCAAGACTTTGATGGTCGCGCGTCTCAGTTACGACGCTGATGAGAgggatcttgagaaggaatTTGGTCGCTACGGTCCCATCGAGCGT ATTCGTATCGTTGTCGATACTCACGCTCATGAGAAGccaaacaagaaaaagaagcccCATCGCGGCTATGCTTTCGTCGTATTCGAACGAGAGAAAGATATGCGAG CGGCTTTAGATGCCTGTGATGGTATGCGCATCAAGGACCGACGTATCAAGGTAGACGTCGAACGCGGCAGAACTGTCAAGGGCTGGAAACCTCGCCGACTTGGTGGTGGCCTCGGAGGCCGAGGCTATACTCGGGCTATGGCTGCTCGTCCCATGGGTCCCGGTGGCTTTAGCGGCGGTGGCGGTTTCCGTGGTGGTTTCAAGGGTTTCGACGGAGGACGCGGCCGTGGAGGTTTTAGAGGAGGATTCGGCGGCCGTGGAGGAGGATTCCGAAGCGGCGACCGAGGAGGCGACCGGGGAGGCGATCGAGGCGGCTATGGCGCACCTAGTGATGCCCCATCTGGCCCTGGATTCGACCGCAGAAACGGCGGCGGCAATGGTGACCGGGACCGTGGCGACCGAAGGGGTGGTGACCGAGGCCCCGGTGGGTATGATTCTCGTAGCGGCGGTCGCTCATTTGACGACAGACACGGCGGCGGCCATCGTGACGGTGGCCGATACGGCGGAGAACGCGAGAACCGACGCACCGGCAGCAACATGGAACCCATCGGAGGTCGACGAGAAGGTGGGTATCGCGAACAACGGGACCGAGACTACGACAGACCCcgtgatgacgatggtggcCGAAAGCGTGGCTATGACGGCGGCTATGAGGATCCTCGAAAGCTTCGTCGTTATTAG